In the Aquimarina spinulae genome, TTTCTTTTATAAATATGATAGGGATATGATTAATAAGTTCTATAAAAAAACCGTCTAGACATTTTCGCTAGACGGTTTCGTTCATTTCAAAAAAGTAGATTGTTTTTTAATTTTTTACCAAGGTTTTATAATACTTATTTTCTCCACTGGTAATCTGGCAATAATACATTCCTTTTTCCCAACCTAATGTTTCAAAACCATACATTGTTTTAAGTCCTGTACTACTTTTTCTTTTTAGCACACTTCTTTTTAATTTTATTCCATTGCTATTATATACTTCTATATGGATTTTATGATCATTGCTTTGCTTACCGAAATATTCAATCGTCAAATGATCTTTAACAGGATTAGGGTAAAATGTAATTGAATTTTTATGAGTAGATTTCGTTGATGCACGACCAGAACGATCTTTACCTATAAATATGTCAATTTCTAAAATATCATCTAACCAATTCCCATCGCTACCATCGTCATCATTACGATAATCTTCTTCATTATCATACTCTACCAAACGTAATGAAATTAAATTATTCTTCTCTTTAAAAAATAGAGGTGTGTTAAAAACATAGGGGTAGTCAAATATCGGATCTACAATTGATGGCACAGGTGGAGGATCGTTTTTTACGGGAGGTATAATTACAGGTGCACTGGCTCCAAAAGGATCACTGGGTACTACGACATAGGACAATCTAAAATATTTTGTAGTATTTATATTGGAGCTATAATCCAAATTAAGTTTTAATCGTATAATATCGTATGGTCTAAACGCTAACCTTTCTGGTCCTTTTAACTTTACAACCTGTTC is a window encoding:
- a CDS encoding T9SS type A sorting domain-containing protein; its protein translation is MKTKYFFILLVVCIPNFINGQEKITPRDRTIDVSISITDSFNDKGIVEQVVKLKGPERLAFRPYDIIRLKLNLDYSSNINTTKYFRLSYVVVPSDPFGASAPVIIPPVKNDPPPVPSIVDPIFDYPYVFNTPLFFKEKNNLISLRLVEYDNEEDYRNDDDGSDGNWLDDILEIDIFIGKDRSGRASTKSTHKNSITFYPNPVKDHLTIEYFGKQSNDHKIHIEVYNSNGIKLKRSVLKRKSSTGLKTMYGFETLGWEKGMYYCQITSGENKYYKTLVKN